A single Brevundimonas sp. M20 DNA region contains:
- a CDS encoding class I SAM-dependent DNA methyltransferase produces the protein MARSKTEELKQRGEGKPYGPYRFLNIGGTTLKALKERGLIPQHDYSGSESRKPDALILDDRGANTRVVASIEYKDDLYADDGVKQAATVGALLKAKVCLTTDNAQTNWFLPDGEGGFQSILDEGGQNYSKLWVSPDASVSAEVIAASQAAIEEVDQRLRDDRIVPERTLNPSALARSVWQDIYTAGDHPTPERALATFVEIFMFKFLSDLGVLTEDRKGHEISFDDVLKRSDDKCLRYYTDVVRPYVKETLFPPGEDGTTILNGFAFDAENTDHNHVFKRVLKKFRAFEQDKINGGPLLEIDREFKSRLFEEFLKGSVGQRSLGQFFTPRRLMGAIVDMAEVEKLPEGARVVDPACGVGGFPLETAARRARLLGKSDFNVVMKGKTPTLESTIEYRAFDKGSNQTESLAIILAKANFVIYQSHLLKAFPHATQALAGAFNEIFRAYSDSSLGSLAEINEGSAHLILSNPPYVASGARNLKLAAERAAIDYSAGGKGVEAMFLEKMVRELRPNGRAFIIIPDGILLRGQASDHKLRAWIARMCTVDALISLPVKTFFATPKKTYVLALTRKPDPTVVQTHPVFAYLVKDIGETLDAQRFSTTINDLPDMARRFRQFVAIKADLQADPPPGVELVTPKAKYIPFGELVGGRDWAVDRFWTKAEKVSLGLQEEAVEITEEDFYAELKSVRDKIDDLLKARDDG, from the coding sequence TTGGCGCGTTCGAAAACTGAAGAGCTGAAACAGCGGGGCGAGGGCAAACCGTACGGCCCCTACCGCTTCCTCAACATCGGCGGGACCACCCTCAAGGCGCTCAAGGAGCGTGGCCTCATTCCCCAGCACGACTACAGCGGCTCGGAATCCCGCAAGCCAGACGCACTCATCCTCGACGATCGCGGCGCCAACACCCGGGTGGTGGCGAGCATCGAATACAAGGACGATCTATACGCCGACGACGGCGTCAAGCAGGCCGCGACAGTTGGTGCCCTCCTTAAGGCCAAGGTCTGCCTGACCACGGACAACGCCCAGACCAACTGGTTCCTGCCGGACGGGGAGGGAGGGTTCCAGTCCATCCTCGACGAAGGCGGGCAGAACTATTCCAAGCTCTGGGTGTCACCAGACGCCAGCGTCAGTGCAGAAGTGATCGCGGCCTCCCAGGCAGCGATCGAGGAAGTCGATCAGCGGTTGCGCGACGATCGGATCGTGCCCGAGCGGACCCTGAACCCGTCCGCGCTAGCGCGATCGGTCTGGCAGGACATTTACACCGCAGGCGATCACCCCACGCCCGAGCGGGCGCTGGCGACCTTCGTCGAGATCTTCATGTTTAAGTTCCTGTCCGATCTCGGCGTCCTCACCGAGGACCGAAAGGGTCACGAGATCTCGTTCGACGACGTCCTCAAGCGCAGCGACGACAAATGCCTGCGCTACTACACCGACGTCGTACGTCCCTACGTCAAAGAGACCCTCTTTCCGCCCGGCGAGGACGGCACCACCATCCTCAACGGCTTCGCCTTCGACGCTGAGAACACCGACCACAACCACGTTTTCAAGCGCGTCTTGAAGAAGTTCCGCGCCTTCGAACAAGACAAGATCAACGGGGGTCCGCTTCTAGAGATCGACAGGGAGTTCAAAAGCCGGCTGTTCGAGGAATTCCTGAAGGGCAGCGTCGGCCAACGCTCCCTTGGGCAGTTCTTCACGCCGCGTCGCCTGATGGGGGCGATTGTCGATATGGCCGAGGTCGAGAAGCTGCCCGAGGGTGCCCGGGTCGTTGACCCCGCCTGCGGCGTCGGGGGCTTCCCCCTCGAGACGGCCGCGCGGCGCGCTCGGCTACTCGGCAAAAGCGATTTCAACGTCGTGATGAAGGGCAAGACGCCGACCCTCGAAAGCACCATCGAGTACCGGGCGTTCGACAAGGGCAGCAACCAGACGGAGTCGCTCGCCATCATCTTGGCGAAGGCGAACTTCGTCATCTACCAAAGCCACCTTCTCAAGGCGTTTCCCCACGCCACCCAAGCGTTGGCGGGGGCGTTCAACGAGATTTTTCGCGCCTATTCCGACAGCAGCCTAGGCTCGCTGGCGGAGATCAATGAGGGGTCCGCCCATCTCATCTTGTCCAATCCACCGTATGTGGCGAGCGGTGCCCGTAATCTGAAACTGGCCGCCGAGCGCGCAGCAATCGACTATTCGGCGGGTGGCAAGGGCGTCGAGGCCATGTTCTTGGAGAAGATGGTGCGGGAGCTTCGCCCAAACGGGCGCGCCTTCATCATCATTCCCGACGGGATTCTGCTCAGGGGACAGGCTTCCGACCACAAGCTGCGCGCTTGGATCGCCCGGATGTGCACCGTGGACGCGCTCATTTCCCTGCCAGTAAAAACCTTCTTCGCCACACCCAAGAAGACCTATGTTCTGGCGCTGACGCGCAAGCCTGACCCGACGGTTGTGCAGACGCATCCGGTGTTCGCCTATCTGGTCAAGGACATCGGCGAAACGCTCGACGCGCAACGCTTTTCGACGACGATAAATGACTTGCCAGACATGGCTAGGCGGTTCCGGCAGTTCGTTGCGATCAAGGCCGATCTCCAAGCCGATCCCCCGCCTGGCGTCGAGCTCGTCACGCCCAAGGCCAAATACATCCCGTTCGGCGAACTGGTCGGCGGCCGGGATTGGGCGGTTGATCGCTTCTGGACCAAGGCGGAAAAGGTCTCGCTGGGTCTGCAGGAGGAGGCGGTGGAGATTACGGAGGAGGACTTTTACGCCGAGCTCAAGTCGGTCCGGGACAAGATCGACGATCTTCTCAAGGCGCGCGACGATGGCTGA
- a CDS encoding helicase-related protein yields MSDRGTGRAPSRVTAILGPTNTGKTHLAVERMLGHASGMIGLPLRLLAREIYDRIVRQRGAAKVALITGEEKIVPDRPHYFVCTVEAMPLERTVEFLAVDEIQLVADPERGHVFTQRLLHARGREETMFLGAGTMAPLIRSLVPDAEIVSRDRLSVLSYAGSKKLTRLPRRSAVVAFSTEQVYAIAELIRRQRGGAAVVMGSLSPRTRNAQVELFQSGEVDFLVATDAIGMGLNMDVDHVAFAGLRKFDGRRTRWLHATEIGQIAGRAGRHLRDGTFGVTGEALELDPDLVEQVVEHRFDPVESAEWRNARLDFDTLNDLLRSLVVTPGVKGLNLTAPALDETLLRRLIKDEEVARIGRSRGAIMRLWEACQLPDFQKTTLDEHGRLAKDIFQALTGKRGRLTEDWIAPRFAELDRDDGQIDQLSARLSGVRTLSYIAHRPDWLDQAQGWRDRTKALEERLSDVLHERLTARFVDRRTTALMQALNVRGDAIAQVEAETGEVIVEGHAVGHLAGIDFQIDKGSTALEDRALRHAARQAVTPEIAKRLGQLASEPDEAFSVTPDGAVLWRGVQAGVIIGGEPFTPRIRLLGDLGALAARERATKRLEAWLAGESGRALRPLRRLKTVVENGTLKGLPRGLAFRLLESGGIIDRREVERDLAALSQAERRTLKEFGIRVGAHSVWQPALLKERARITAQAFMAREAFRPKPTGLSILPEPPPPPRLLSAFGLRAVGRFAAPVDLLEALTERRTKGEGRLSDKDLRELGVTADEARALFAGLKTVRAQQPEPPGKAPKPVKDSPFAALAALTAPPPAAKPEPPRRKRPRRKAAPR; encoded by the coding sequence ATGAGTGATCGCGGCACAGGCCGGGCCCCGTCGCGCGTAACGGCGATCCTGGGCCCCACGAACACCGGCAAGACCCATCTGGCGGTCGAGCGGATGCTGGGTCATGCGTCCGGCATGATCGGCCTGCCGCTGCGCCTGCTGGCGCGCGAGATCTACGACCGCATCGTCAGGCAGCGCGGCGCCGCCAAGGTCGCCCTGATCACCGGCGAGGAGAAGATCGTCCCCGACCGGCCGCACTATTTCGTCTGCACGGTCGAGGCGATGCCGCTGGAACGGACGGTCGAGTTTCTGGCGGTGGACGAGATTCAGCTGGTCGCCGATCCGGAGCGCGGCCACGTCTTCACACAACGCCTGCTGCACGCCCGCGGTCGTGAGGAGACCATGTTCCTGGGCGCCGGGACCATGGCGCCGCTGATCCGGTCTCTGGTTCCGGATGCGGAGATCGTCTCGCGGGATCGCCTGTCGGTCCTGTCCTATGCGGGGTCAAAGAAGCTGACCCGCCTGCCCCGCCGCAGCGCCGTCGTCGCCTTCTCGACCGAGCAGGTCTACGCCATCGCCGAACTGATCCGGCGCCAGCGCGGCGGCGCCGCCGTGGTCATGGGCAGCCTGTCGCCCCGCACCCGCAACGCCCAGGTCGAACTGTTCCAGTCCGGCGAAGTCGACTTCCTGGTCGCCACCGACGCCATTGGCATGGGGCTGAACATGGACGTGGACCATGTCGCCTTCGCGGGGCTGCGGAAGTTCGACGGCCGCCGCACCCGCTGGCTGCACGCCACGGAGATCGGCCAGATCGCCGGACGGGCGGGCCGCCACCTGCGCGACGGCACCTTCGGCGTAACGGGCGAGGCGCTGGAGCTGGACCCCGATCTGGTCGAGCAGGTGGTCGAGCACCGCTTTGACCCCGTCGAGAGCGCCGAATGGCGCAACGCCCGGCTGGACTTCGACACCCTGAACGACCTGCTGCGCTCGCTGGTGGTGACGCCGGGTGTGAAGGGGCTGAACCTGACCGCGCCCGCGCTGGACGAGACCCTGCTGCGCCGCCTGATCAAGGACGAGGAGGTCGCCCGTATCGGCCGCTCACGCGGCGCCATCATGCGGCTGTGGGAGGCGTGCCAGTTGCCCGACTTCCAGAAGACGACGCTGGATGAACACGGGCGGCTGGCCAAGGACATTTTCCAGGCCCTGACCGGCAAACGCGGTCGTCTGACCGAGGACTGGATCGCGCCCCGCTTCGCCGAACTGGATCGCGACGATGGCCAGATCGACCAGTTATCGGCCCGCCTGAGCGGCGTCCGCACCCTCAGCTACATCGCCCACCGCCCCGACTGGCTGGATCAGGCGCAGGGTTGGCGCGACCGCACCAAGGCGCTGGAGGAGCGGCTGTCAGACGTCCTGCACGAACGGCTGACCGCCCGCTTCGTGGATCGTCGCACCACCGCCCTGATGCAGGCCCTGAACGTGCGCGGCGATGCGATCGCCCAGGTCGAGGCGGAGACCGGCGAGGTCATCGTCGAAGGCCACGCCGTCGGGCATCTGGCCGGGATCGACTTCCAGATCGACAAGGGCTCCACGGCGCTGGAGGACCGCGCCCTGCGCCACGCCGCTCGTCAGGCGGTCACGCCCGAGATCGCCAAGCGGCTGGGGCAGCTTGCTTCAGAGCCGGACGAGGCCTTCTCCGTCACGCCCGACGGCGCCGTGCTGTGGCGCGGCGTGCAGGCGGGAGTGATCATCGGCGGCGAGCCCTTCACGCCGCGCATCCGGCTGTTGGGCGACCTCGGCGCGCTGGCCGCGCGCGAGCGGGCGACGAAGCGGCTGGAAGCCTGGCTGGCGGGCGAGTCCGGGCGCGCCCTTCGTCCCCTCCGTCGCCTCAAGACCGTGGTCGAGAACGGCACGCTGAAGGGGCTGCCGCGCGGCCTCGCCTTCCGCCTGCTGGAGTCCGGCGGGATCATCGACCGCCGTGAGGTCGAGCGCGATCTGGCGGCCCTCAGTCAGGCCGAGCGCCGCACCTTGAAGGAGTTCGGCATCCGCGTCGGCGCTCACTCCGTCTGGCAACCGGCCCTGCTGAAAGAGCGCGCCCGCATCACCGCACAGGCCTTCATGGCGCGCGAGGCGTTCCGGCCGAAGCCGACGGGCCTCAGCATCCTGCCCGAGCCGCCGCCCCCGCCGCGCCTGCTGTCCGCCTTCGGCCTGCGCGCGGTCGGTCGCTTCGCCGCGCCGGTTGATCTGCTGGAAGCGCTGACCGAGCGCCGCACAAAGGGGGAAGGCAGGCTTTCAGACAAGGATCTGCGCGAGCTCGGCGTCACCGCCGATGAGGCGAGAGCCCTGTTCGCGGGCCTGAAGACCGTGCGCGCCCAGCAGCCGGAACCTCCGGGCAAGGCGCCGAAGCCGGTGAAGGACTCGCCTTTCGCGGCGCTGGCCGCCCTGACCGCGCCCCCACCCGCGGCAAAGCCGGAGCCGCCGCGCCGCAAACGCCCGCGGCGCAAGGCGGCCCCGCGTTGA
- a CDS encoding RNA-binding S4 domain-containing protein yields MSEPACRIDVWLWRARFAKTRTLAATMVEKGAVRLTHHGQQVRLDKASRSVHPGDRLVFALGGRLFDLEVLALGERRGPPEEARTLYALTAEG; encoded by the coding sequence TTGAGCGAACCGGCCTGTCGTATTGATGTCTGGCTTTGGCGCGCGCGGTTCGCGAAGACGCGGACGCTGGCGGCGACGATGGTGGAGAAGGGCGCCGTCCGCCTGACCCATCACGGCCAGCAGGTTCGTCTCGACAAGGCCAGCCGCTCGGTCCACCCCGGCGACCGTCTGGTGTTCGCCCTCGGCGGGCGGCTGTTCGACCTCGAGGTACTGGCCCTCGGCGAACGGCGCGGACCTCCGGAAGAGGCCCGCACCCTGTACGCCCTTACTGCTGAAGGATGA
- a CDS encoding YceI family protein, with protein sequence MRPFLRYAAVGVASIALLTGGAVVAQTVLTKVPSEVTAGAYKLDSSHGNITWSVDHMGFSTYTGQFVNVQAELSLNTSNPSASTLTATIPLKDVLTGSEGLNNHLQTADFFDTANHPTATFVSRSVTVDADDPNEATVVGDLTLRGVTKPVTIEVEFNQAGPSMGNTYKAGFDGEATIKRSDFGITYGIPMGLGDEVKLHLEGEFILQQ encoded by the coding sequence ATGCGTCCCTTTCTTCGTTACGCCGCCGTCGGTGTCGCCTCCATCGCCCTGCTGACCGGCGGCGCGGTGGTCGCCCAGACCGTCCTGACCAAGGTTCCGTCGGAAGTCACCGCCGGCGCGTACAAGCTCGATTCCTCGCACGGCAACATCACCTGGTCGGTCGATCACATGGGCTTCTCGACCTACACAGGCCAGTTCGTGAACGTGCAGGCCGAACTGAGCCTCAACACCTCCAACCCGTCCGCCTCGACCCTGACCGCGACCATCCCGCTGAAGGATGTGCTGACCGGTAGCGAGGGGCTCAACAATCACCTGCAGACCGCCGACTTCTTCGACACCGCCAACCACCCGACCGCCACCTTCGTCTCGCGCTCGGTGACGGTGGACGCCGATGATCCGAACGAGGCGACCGTGGTCGGCGACCTGACCCTACGCGGCGTGACCAAGCCGGTGACCATCGAGGTCGAGTTCAATCAGGCCGGTCCGTCGATGGGCAACACCTACAAGGCCGGCTTCGACGGCGAGGCGACCATCAAGCGGTCGGACTTCGGCATCACCTACGGCATCCCGATGGGCCTGGGCGACGAGGTCAAGCTGCACCTCGAAGGCGAGTTCATCCTTCAGCAGTAA
- the fdxA gene encoding ferredoxin FdxA, producing MTYIVTDACVRCKFMDCVEVCPVDCFYEGENFLVIAPDECIDCGVCEPECPVDAIVPDTEDEPDGKWLQINAEYAKVWPNITVKGTPPEDKEQFERETGKYEKYFSPKPGTGS from the coding sequence ATGACCTACATCGTCACCGACGCCTGCGTCCGCTGCAAATTCATGGATTGCGTCGAGGTGTGCCCGGTCGACTGCTTCTATGAGGGCGAGAACTTCCTGGTCATCGCCCCGGACGAGTGCATCGACTGCGGCGTCTGCGAACCGGAATGCCCGGTCGACGCCATCGTTCCGGACACCGAGGACGAGCCCGACGGCAAGTGGCTGCAGATCAACGCCGAATACGCCAAGGTCTGGCCGAACATCACGGTCAAGGGCACGCCGCCGGAAGACAAGGAGCAGTTCGAGCGCGAGACCGGCAAATACGAGAAATATTTCTCGCCCAAGCCCGGCACGGGTTCCTGA
- a CDS encoding CarD family transcriptional regulator: MTSKTGLEFKVGDAVVYPAHGVGKVAAVETQEVAGMSLEVYVVTFDHEKMTLRVPTKKAKTAGLRSLAADDVVTKALTTLKGRARVKRTMWSRRAQEYEAKINSGDLISIAEVVRDLHRADSQPEQSYSERQLYESALDRMAREVAAANKIDKDAAVELLGKSLSAKKAAAPAAEAEAA; encoded by the coding sequence ATGACGAGCAAGACTGGTCTGGAATTCAAGGTTGGCGACGCGGTCGTTTACCCGGCGCACGGCGTCGGCAAGGTAGCGGCGGTCGAGACCCAGGAAGTCGCGGGCATGTCGCTGGAGGTCTATGTCGTGACCTTCGACCACGAGAAGATGACCCTGCGCGTCCCGACCAAGAAGGCGAAAACCGCCGGCCTGCGCTCGCTGGCCGCGGACGATGTCGTCACCAAGGCGCTGACGACACTGAAGGGCCGCGCCCGGGTGAAGCGCACCATGTGGTCGCGTCGCGCCCAGGAATACGAAGCCAAGATCAACTCGGGCGACCTGATCTCGATCGCCGAAGTGGTCCGCGACCTGCACCGCGCCGACAGCCAGCCGGAACAGTCCTACTCGGAGCGTCAGCTGTACGAGTCGGCCCTGGACCGCATGGCTCGCGAAGTCGCCGCCGCCAACAAGATCGACAAGGACGCCGCCGTCGAGCTGCTGGGCAAGTCGCTCAGCGCCAAGAAGGCCGCCGCCCCGGCCGCCGAGGCCGAAGCCGCCTGA
- a CDS encoding PadR family transcriptional regulator, with translation MTRQRSLSPAARRVLQALTDAGPAGRHGYDLCREAGIKSGTLYPLLMRLEAQGYLAADWQVVDMPGRPPRHVYRLTAEGRTLAAGNPVIEPKDAGLPDGRPA, from the coding sequence ATGACCCGTCAGCGATCCCTTTCTCCCGCAGCCCGGCGCGTTCTCCAGGCGCTCACCGATGCCGGCCCCGCCGGGCGTCACGGCTATGATCTTTGCCGGGAGGCGGGCATCAAGTCCGGCACCCTCTATCCCCTGCTGATGCGGCTGGAAGCGCAGGGCTATCTCGCCGCCGACTGGCAGGTTGTGGATATGCCGGGGCGTCCACCACGCCATGTCTACAGGCTCACGGCTGAAGGACGGACGCTGGCGGCAGGGAACCCGGTCATCGAACCGAAAGACGCAGGCTTACCCGACGGCAGGCCGGCATGA
- a CDS encoding DUF808 domain-containing protein, with translation MPSGLIALLDDVAGIAKLAAASIDDVGAAAGKAGAKAAGVVIDDAAVTPKYVTGLSPSRELPIIGKIAVGSIRNKLLLILPIALLLTAFAPWALTPILMLGGTYLCFEGAEKLMEMFGGGHHGEAEETSDDPAHLEKKTVSGAVRTDLILSAEIMVIALNDVADRPLWTQAGVLVVVGLAMTVIVYGAVGLIVKMDDIGLHMAQKPSRLSQTIGRGLVKGMPVIMAALSVIGTFAMLWVGGGIVMHGAHELGLHWPAVPVEHLAHAVAHATGPVGGLLGWLVTALISAVIGVVIGGVVALVLHQVGRLKPGAAH, from the coding sequence ATGCCCTCCGGACTTATCGCCTTGCTCGATGACGTGGCGGGGATCGCCAAGCTGGCGGCGGCGTCGATTGACGATGTCGGCGCGGCGGCGGGCAAGGCGGGGGCCAAGGCGGCGGGCGTCGTCATCGACGATGCGGCGGTCACTCCCAAATACGTCACCGGCCTGTCGCCCAGTCGCGAACTGCCGATCATCGGCAAGATCGCCGTGGGGTCCATACGCAACAAGCTGTTGCTTATCCTGCCGATCGCCCTGTTGTTGACCGCCTTCGCGCCCTGGGCCCTGACGCCGATCCTCATGTTGGGCGGAACCTATCTCTGCTTCGAGGGCGCCGAGAAGCTGATGGAGATGTTCGGCGGCGGTCATCACGGTGAGGCCGAGGAAACCTCCGATGACCCCGCCCACCTGGAAAAGAAGACCGTCTCCGGCGCGGTTCGCACGGATCTGATCCTGTCGGCGGAGATCATGGTCATCGCCCTGAACGATGTGGCCGACCGGCCTCTGTGGACGCAGGCGGGCGTGCTGGTGGTCGTCGGCCTGGCGATGACCGTGATCGTCTACGGCGCCGTGGGCCTGATCGTGAAGATGGACGATATCGGCCTGCACATGGCGCAGAAGCCCTCGCGTCTCAGCCAGACCATTGGCCGCGGACTGGTGAAGGGCATGCCGGTGATCATGGCGGCCCTGTCCGTCATCGGCACCTTCGCCATGCTGTGGGTCGGTGGCGGCATCGTGATGCACGGCGCGCACGAACTGGGCCTGCATTGGCCGGCCGTGCCTGTCGAGCACCTGGCTCACGCCGTCGCCCACGCCACCGGGCCCGTCGGCGGCCTCCTTGGCTGGCTGGTCACCGCCCTGATCTCCGCCGTGATCGGCGTCGTCATCGGCGGCGTGGTCGCCCTTGTTCTGCATCAGGTCGGACGCCTGAAGCCCGGCGCGGCGCACTGA
- a CDS encoding DUF3617 family protein: MKTALTRAAAIAVPAIAGALFLAAPATPQAAMTVQQNGDTVLPGYWEYTTSAVGVRDTEQKCVRPSEINRFFGGLSTRRWSCTYPVRQVGNGNARFEGTCTDRKNRRVNVRLNGTYTQQSFSFRGGAQLARGTPYLPASITARRISATCPANAEYF, translated from the coding sequence ATGAAGACCGCACTGACCCGAGCCGCCGCCATCGCCGTTCCCGCGATCGCCGGCGCCCTGTTCCTGGCCGCGCCCGCGACGCCGCAGGCGGCCATGACCGTTCAGCAGAACGGAGACACCGTCCTGCCCGGCTATTGGGAATATACGACCAGCGCCGTGGGCGTTCGCGACACCGAGCAGAAATGCGTGCGGCCCAGCGAGATCAACCGATTCTTCGGTGGCCTGTCGACGCGCCGGTGGAGCTGTACCTATCCGGTGCGGCAGGTCGGCAACGGCAACGCCCGATTCGAGGGGACCTGCACCGACCGCAAGAACCGCCGGGTGAACGTGCGGCTGAACGGCACCTACACCCAGCAGAGTTTCAGCTTCCGCGGCGGGGCCCAGCTGGCGCGCGGCACGCCCTATCTGCCCGCCTCGATCACCGCCCGTCGCATCAGCGCGACCTGCCCGGCGAACGCGGAATATTTCTGA
- the rpmB gene encoding 50S ribosomal protein L28, giving the protein MSRRCELTGIGPMVGNSVSHSNIKTKRRFLPSLKAVKVTSDALGQTFSLRISNAALRTLDYKGGLDAFIVKARDEQLSVAAQRIKRQVKAKLAEQAAA; this is encoded by the coding sequence ATGTCGCGTCGTTGCGAACTCACCGGTATCGGCCCCATGGTCGGCAACAGCGTGAGCCACTCGAACATCAAGACCAAGCGCCGCTTCCTGCCGTCGCTGAAGGCCGTCAAGGTGACCTCGGACGCCCTGGGTCAGACCTTCTCGCTGCGTATCTCGAACGCCGCCCTGCGCACCCTCGACTACAAGGGCGGCCTGGACGCCTTCATCGTCAAGGCCCGCGACGAGCAGCTGTCGGTCGCCGCACAGCGCATCAAGCGTCAGGTCAAGGCCAAGCTGGCCGAGCAAG